From a region of the uncultured Draconibacterium sp. genome:
- a CDS encoding ABC transporter ATP-binding protein, with product MNTLEIKNLSLTYKNNHQAIKDISLKVGNGMFGILGPNGAGKSSLMKTIVGLQKPSSGSILFNDIDIINNPGYIKKSLGFLPQDFGVYPKISAYNLLNHIALLKGVKDRVERKSQIQYLLNKVNLWDFRNKEVHTFSGGMKQRFGVAQALLGNPKIIIVDEPTAGLDPAERNRFNALLNDISTEVIVILSTHLVEDVRNLCSEMTIINKGEILTTGNPKSLIAELENRVWSKAISADELDFYQTNFQVISQQLVERELQIAVFSEEQPNDFIPTKPLLEHVYFYALTKKKSL from the coding sequence ATGAATACTTTAGAAATTAAAAATCTCAGTCTTACATATAAAAATAATCACCAGGCAATTAAAGATATTTCCTTAAAAGTTGGTAACGGAATGTTTGGTATCTTAGGTCCAAACGGTGCCGGAAAGTCATCTTTAATGAAAACAATTGTTGGCCTGCAGAAACCATCATCCGGTAGTATATTATTCAATGATATTGATATAATTAATAATCCTGGTTACATAAAAAAAAGCCTGGGATTTCTTCCACAGGATTTTGGCGTGTATCCAAAAATTAGTGCCTACAACCTTTTAAATCATATTGCCCTGTTAAAAGGAGTCAAAGACCGTGTTGAACGCAAAAGTCAAATTCAATATCTGTTGAATAAAGTTAATTTATGGGATTTTAGAAACAAAGAAGTTCATACATTCTCGGGTGGAATGAAGCAGCGTTTTGGCGTGGCTCAGGCATTACTTGGAAATCCAAAAATTATTATTGTGGACGAACCAACGGCAGGGCTTGATCCGGCAGAACGAAATCGTTTCAATGCTTTGCTAAACGATATCAGCACAGAAGTAATCGTAATTCTTTCAACACATTTGGTTGAAGACGTACGAAATTTGTGCTCGGAAATGACAATAATTAATAAAGGTGAAATCCTGACCACGGGTAACCCCAAATCGTTAATCGCTGAACTGGAAAATAGAGTTTGGTCGAAGGCAATCAGTGCGGATGAACTGGATTTTTACCAAACAAATTTCCAGGTTATCAGCCAGCAATTAGTTGAAAGGGAATTGCAAATTGCTGTATTCTCTGAAGAACAACCCAATGATTTTATTCCCACAAAACCTTTGTTGGAGCACGTTTATTTTTATGCACTAACTAAAAAGAAATCGTTATGA
- a CDS encoding serine hydrolase domain-containing protein yields the protein MDNNVFNKTDTYLNEMIDSLNIVGLNYAVLIDNELVHEKAFGVANIQLQVPMILDHSFPVASISKLFSSIALLQLLGIHNRSVDETVEEFLPDRKDLPEAWRKLSLKQLLSHTSGIPDQIDYQIYLAPESEKMVIDALKDKAFSSKPGTESKYNATGFLLVRIIIEKLANQDFESYMQEQFFDKLGLNSAEYGGFKKVIPNRVTCYQNIDGNLEMFPLNYSPPMYAGAGLNISIIDLVKWFQILQDEKIVPQEQLEKIWTPIKLNNGKDGSFGLGWESYILQDGYRMVGHGGAGISSFRHYRNETENQNVTVVLLTNGAYNWKIRPNQINSVIASLIIENE from the coding sequence TTGGATAACAACGTTTTTAATAAAACCGATACTTATCTCAACGAAATGATTGACAGCTTGAATATTGTCGGATTAAACTATGCTGTTTTAATAGATAATGAACTTGTGCATGAAAAAGCTTTTGGAGTAGCCAATATTCAACTTCAGGTTCCAATGATATTGGATCATTCTTTTCCGGTGGCTTCCATTTCTAAACTATTTAGTTCGATTGCGCTTCTTCAATTATTAGGTATTCATAATCGAAGTGTCGATGAAACTGTGGAAGAATTTCTTCCGGACAGAAAAGATTTACCGGAAGCCTGGAGAAAACTAAGCTTGAAACAACTCCTGTCTCATACTTCGGGAATTCCCGATCAAATCGATTACCAAATTTATTTGGCTCCGGAGAGTGAAAAAATGGTGATTGATGCCTTGAAAGACAAAGCATTTAGCTCAAAGCCAGGAACAGAATCAAAATACAACGCCACCGGATTTTTACTGGTTCGAATCATAATTGAAAAACTGGCAAACCAGGATTTTGAATCGTATATGCAAGAGCAATTTTTTGATAAATTAGGATTAAATTCTGCCGAATATGGCGGCTTTAAAAAGGTTATTCCCAATAGGGTGACTTGCTATCAAAATATAGATGGCAATTTAGAAATGTTCCCATTAAACTATTCACCTCCTATGTATGCCGGTGCTGGCTTGAATATCTCTATAATCGATTTAGTAAAATGGTTTCAGATACTTCAAGATGAAAAAATAGTACCTCAAGAACAGCTCGAAAAAATCTGGACACCAATCAAACTAAACAATGGAAAAGATGGAAGTTTTGGGTTAGGCTGGGAGTCCTATATCCTTCAAGATGGATATAGAATGGTCGGTCACGGTGGCGCAGGTATCTCATCCTTTAGACATTATCGGAATGAAACAGAAAATCAAAATGTCACAGTAGTCTTGTTGACCAATGGAGCCTATAACTGGAAGATAAGACCAAATCAAATAAACTCAGTCATTGCAAGTTTAATAATTGAAAATGAATAA
- a CDS encoding NmrA family NAD(P)-binding protein: MEQKILVIGGTGKTGSRVAKNLSQLGHDVRIAGRKTNPVFDWENPDTYDAALKDMDRAYIVYYPDLAVPGARDAIRTLTDKALKAGLDKVVLLSGKGEKEAEACEQIVADSGLNYTIVRASWFNQNFSEGAFLEFILNGTVALPMPDAKIPFVDADDIAEVVAKVLLDDSYNGETVTVTGPRKMTYKEAVETMAAEIGREIYYHPISLEEFKNGMKAAGLPDSYVWLFSYLFEEVLGNPDNQEISYDVQKVLGREATDFKDYVTKTLTTGVWNQEVLNN, encoded by the coding sequence ATGGAACAGAAAATTTTAGTAATCGGCGGCACTGGTAAGACCGGTAGCCGTGTAGCAAAGAACTTATCACAATTAGGCCATGACGTGAGAATAGCAGGTAGAAAAACTAATCCGGTATTTGATTGGGAAAATCCGGATACTTATGATGCCGCTTTAAAGGACATGGACCGCGCATACATCGTGTATTATCCGGATTTAGCAGTGCCGGGAGCAAGAGATGCGATACGAACACTAACTGATAAAGCTTTAAAAGCAGGATTAGATAAAGTGGTGTTACTCTCAGGAAAAGGTGAAAAGGAAGCAGAAGCATGCGAACAGATTGTTGCAGATTCAGGACTGAACTATACAATTGTTAGAGCTTCCTGGTTCAATCAAAATTTTAGTGAAGGTGCATTTTTAGAGTTTATACTAAATGGTACAGTTGCCCTGCCAATGCCCGACGCAAAAATTCCGTTTGTTGATGCAGATGATATTGCCGAGGTAGTGGCAAAAGTTCTGTTGGATGATTCTTATAATGGAGAAACCGTAACCGTGACAGGTCCAAGGAAAATGACTTACAAGGAAGCAGTAGAAACAATGGCTGCTGAAATAGGAAGGGAAATTTATTATCACCCCATTTCTTTAGAAGAATTCAAAAATGGAATGAAAGCAGCCGGATTACCTGATTCGTATGTCTGGTTGTTTAGCTATCTGTTCGAAGAAGTATTAGGAAACCCTGACAATCAGGAGATATCGTATGATGTGCAAAAGGTGCTGGGAAGAGAAGCAACGGATTTCAAGGATTATGTTACAAAAACGCTGACAACAGGTGTTTGGAATCAGGAAGTTCTTAATAATTAA
- a CDS encoding DUF1772 domain-containing protein has protein sequence MNTTILIITTIFSGLMAGLFYAWSISVTPGLAKINDVSYLQAFQSMNRAILNPLFFVVFFGLVILLPVLSYLSFQTSINNQFWYVILATILYFIGVMGVTIIGNVPLNNALEALQIESMTPEQMDEFRKGFESKWNRLNIIRTISSTLAFLLLVIACAREFKFVI, from the coding sequence ATGAATACAACTATTTTAATTATAACGACAATATTTTCAGGTTTAATGGCCGGATTGTTTTACGCATGGTCTATTTCAGTGACGCCTGGATTAGCCAAAATTAATGACGTTAGTTATCTGCAGGCATTTCAGTCGATGAACAGGGCAATTTTGAATCCTTTGTTTTTTGTTGTCTTTTTTGGATTGGTGATATTGCTGCCTGTACTAAGTTATTTATCATTTCAGACTTCAATAAATAACCAGTTTTGGTATGTTATTTTAGCCACCATACTCTATTTTATTGGAGTAATGGGCGTAACTATTATTGGCAATGTGCCTTTGAATAATGCTCTGGAGGCATTACAAATAGAATCGATGACACCCGAGCAAATGGATGAATTCCGAAAAGGCTTTGAAAGCAAATGGAACCGTCTTAACATCATTAGAACAATCAGTTCAACGCTAGCTTTTTTGTTGTTGGTAATAGCATGTGCTCGTGAGTTTAAATTTGTTATTTAA
- a CDS encoding DUF5367 family protein → MKNINFKHVIISCLVVYVLGILAYVGSYFVPIMEDPDLQANIVLMAAIIPAAYIGAYLYYRRGNTTHGVVLGIVMFSSAIVLDAIITVPVFIIPNGGNHLSFFGDPGFWLIGFEYVAVVITYWKLKVAKQARA, encoded by the coding sequence ATGAAAAATATAAATTTTAAGCATGTAATAATTAGTTGTTTGGTGGTTTATGTCCTCGGTATCCTTGCATATGTTGGATCATATTTTGTGCCAATCATGGAGGATCCAGATCTTCAGGCCAATATTGTACTTATGGCAGCTATCATTCCTGCTGCTTACATCGGAGCCTACCTGTACTATCGTAGAGGAAACACCACGCATGGGGTGGTTTTAGGAATTGTCATGTTTTCGAGTGCTATTGTACTCGATGCAATTATCACTGTTCCAGTATTCATTATTCCAAATGGAGGAAATCATCTCTCATTCTTTGGAGATCCGGGTTTCTGGCTAATTGGTTTTGAATATGTAGCTGTTGTTATTACATACTGGAAATTAAAGGTGGCAAAACAAGCTCGGGCATAG
- a CDS encoding M1 family aminopeptidase: MAVSILLVFYLGMEMFAEIDKGIRLPEKYVSSGLMATSVSSNFHLLGLLILAYFVNDLYWRSHGSNFLLIEKSTYFSNSKLAGHILSVSILLIFLTGILILEGLIFQFSYSYTRIDCYAYWGVVVFNTFPLILFSAFLLLINDNISNRYISLGVSVVSVFVLASPFSKTIIKYPLFHIFSGYNGVFSDFNGYGIYLSAFSQRLLFGLGFIGFLWFLNDFAKTKKWNIRKSIFVSALIILSVLNGVLFMKGYVPQDKESTILEAVHYEKSFRAYENKPQPTITDVVAKVHLFPSQNAYQIEGEYVLKNQTKFPIHKVLINFSPDLTIESAVFNNSNESIAINKFVTEINLNKPLQPNEKAKLNFTLSYKWFAVNGHQSHNAIVGNGSFLRISRYFPAIGYQEDREIKDDQHRVIYDLGVASELKRLEAPEVVSRDFINLSLTLSTEKGQTAVGTGDLKRQWSANSRNYFEYSAKNIPFRFAVSSAAYRKKTIGHRGVKINIYYDENHAENVDQLIKNAIITLDYCSENFGKYPFTSINFVEVSSFTKGFAATAYPSTVFMTENKLFHANIYADKKQDVINELAGHELSHLWWGNNQIKPDDREGAAMLTETLAMYTEMMLYKKMYGKDKMMDQLKIHKQIYETQKGLDGDQPLYKVTHENIHISYSKGAIIMVELSELIGEDKVNLALRNFLKNNSYPRKPTSLDLLNEFYAVLPNEKMKTKVDSLFKTE; this comes from the coding sequence GTGGCTGTTTCCATCTTACTTGTATTTTATCTGGGAATGGAAATGTTTGCCGAAATAGATAAAGGTATTCGATTACCGGAAAAATATGTTAGTTCCGGATTAATGGCTACCTCTGTTTCCTCAAACTTCCATTTATTAGGATTACTGATACTGGCTTATTTTGTCAACGATTTGTATTGGAGAAGTCATGGCTCCAATTTTCTATTGATTGAAAAAAGCACGTATTTCTCCAACAGCAAATTAGCAGGACACATTCTTTCAGTTAGTATTCTATTGATATTCCTGACTGGGATATTAATTCTTGAAGGATTGATATTTCAATTCAGCTACTCATACACAAGGATTGATTGTTATGCCTATTGGGGAGTGGTCGTTTTCAATACTTTCCCATTGATTCTTTTTTCAGCTTTTTTATTGCTGATAAATGATAATATCAGCAATCGGTATATTAGCCTTGGAGTTTCAGTTGTAAGTGTTTTTGTATTGGCAAGTCCTTTTTCAAAAACAATTATTAAATATCCTTTATTTCACATATTTTCGGGTTATAATGGTGTTTTCAGCGACTTTAATGGCTATGGAATCTATCTTTCTGCTTTCTCTCAACGCCTGCTGTTCGGATTAGGTTTTATCGGATTTTTGTGGTTTCTAAATGATTTTGCCAAAACAAAAAAATGGAACATACGTAAATCAATTTTCGTATCTGCATTAATTATTCTGAGCGTATTAAATGGAGTGCTTTTTATGAAAGGATATGTTCCCCAAGATAAAGAAAGCACAATATTAGAAGCAGTTCATTATGAAAAATCTTTCCGAGCATACGAAAACAAACCACAACCGACAATTACAGATGTTGTAGCGAAAGTTCATCTTTTCCCGTCCCAAAATGCCTATCAAATTGAGGGAGAATATGTTTTAAAAAATCAAACAAAATTTCCCATCCATAAGGTATTGATAAATTTTAGTCCGGATTTAACAATTGAATCTGCTGTATTTAACAACTCGAATGAAAGCATTGCGATAAATAAATTTGTAACCGAAATAAATTTAAACAAGCCTTTGCAGCCAAACGAAAAAGCGAAATTGAACTTTACCTTATCGTATAAATGGTTTGCAGTTAACGGGCATCAATCTCATAATGCTATAGTTGGAAACGGATCTTTTTTAAGAATTAGCAGGTATTTTCCCGCTATAGGTTATCAGGAAGACAGGGAGATTAAAGATGATCAGCATCGGGTTATTTATGATTTAGGAGTAGCTTCTGAATTGAAACGACTGGAAGCCCCGGAAGTAGTTAGTAGGGATTTTATCAATTTAAGTTTGACTCTTTCTACAGAAAAAGGTCAAACCGCAGTAGGAACAGGCGATTTAAAGAGGCAATGGTCAGCAAATAGCAGAAATTATTTTGAGTACAGTGCAAAAAATATTCCTTTCCGTTTCGCGGTCTCGTCTGCAGCTTATCGTAAGAAAACGATCGGTCATAGAGGCGTTAAAATCAATATCTATTACGATGAAAATCATGCAGAAAATGTTGATCAACTTATCAAAAACGCAATAATTACATTGGATTATTGCAGTGAGAATTTTGGTAAATATCCTTTTACAAGTATCAATTTTGTTGAGGTATCTTCTTTTACCAAAGGCTTTGCAGCCACGGCATATCCCTCTACAGTATTTATGACCGAGAATAAACTCTTCCATGCGAATATTTATGCGGATAAAAAACAGGATGTGATTAATGAACTGGCAGGACATGAATTATCGCACTTATGGTGGGGAAATAACCAAATAAAGCCGGATGACAGAGAAGGAGCTGCAATGCTTACTGAAACATTGGCCATGTATACAGAAATGATGTTGTACAAAAAGATGTATGGCAAGGATAAAATGATGGATCAGTTAAAAATCCATAAGCAAATTTATGAAACCCAAAAAGGATTAGATGGTGACCAGCCTCTTTACAAAGTCACCCACGAGAATATACATATATCATATTCAAAAGGAGCTATCATTATGGTTGAATTAAGTGAGTTAATTGGAGAGGATAAAGTAAACCTTGCCCTCCGGAATTTTTTGAAGAATAATTCATATCCCCGGAAACCAACATCTTTGGATTTACTAAACGAATTCTATGCGGTTTTACCAAACGAAAAAATGAAAACAAAGGTTGATAGCCTGTTCAAAACAGAGTAA
- a CDS encoding alpha/beta fold hydrolase: MMKLFAITGILVIASTCFTNGRNIQQKLRVETQDDNNQILITAGKPESKTGLLDDKWEDIDLVINTGETQLGGTLTIPNKLKTSSLVIMSSGSGDQDRDETLDGFRVFKIIADHLASKGIASFRYDDRGVGTSTGNFVNSTLEDHVADLESIMDYFKSAEEHQFNEFIMFGHSQGGILAAKVAVGNEAVKKVILMGATGVPLIDIVLYQVRQEYNQKNIPKSIIEANVSAHNKLMRAIEDDRNIKEALSEFRESTKAILYELSSREQIVDSIKIEQEATAQTNEFEIIYALPSLTSFLYYDPSKDFEKLEVPVLSLFGGLDKQVTIDQNKDRMENALLKSGTDYQLLTFDKANHLFQEAETGNRDEYATREKKFVDDFLVEISQWILRTE; encoded by the coding sequence ATGATGAAATTATTTGCGATTACAGGAATTTTAGTCATTGCATCGACATGCTTTACTAATGGAAGAAATATACAACAGAAACTTCGTGTTGAAACACAGGATGACAATAACCAGATCTTAATTACAGCAGGAAAGCCAGAATCAAAAACTGGTTTGCTTGATGATAAATGGGAAGATATCGACCTGGTAATAAATACAGGTGAAACACAGCTTGGCGGAACCTTAACGATTCCGAACAAACTTAAAACATCGTCTTTGGTTATAATGAGTTCGGGGAGTGGGGATCAGGACAGAGATGAAACACTGGATGGTTTTAGAGTTTTTAAAATTATAGCTGATCATCTGGCCTCAAAGGGAATTGCCTCTTTTCGTTATGATGACAGAGGTGTTGGCACAAGCACCGGAAATTTTGTTAATAGCACCCTGGAAGATCATGTGGCCGATCTGGAAAGTATAATGGATTATTTTAAGTCAGCAGAAGAACATCAATTCAATGAATTCATCATGTTTGGTCATAGCCAGGGAGGGATTCTTGCCGCCAAAGTTGCAGTTGGAAATGAGGCCGTGAAAAAAGTAATCTTAATGGGCGCAACTGGAGTTCCGCTTATTGATATTGTTCTTTATCAGGTAAGGCAGGAATACAATCAGAAGAATATCCCGAAGTCGATTATTGAAGCCAATGTGTCAGCGCATAACAAATTGATGAGGGCCATTGAGGACGATAGAAATATAAAAGAAGCACTATCCGAATTCAGGGAAAGTACAAAAGCAATTTTGTATGAGCTATCATCGAGAGAACAAATTGTCGACTCCATAAAGATAGAACAGGAGGCGACTGCCCAAACGAATGAATTCGAAATAATATATGCTTTGCCATCACTTACATCCTTTCTTTACTATGACCCTTCAAAAGATTTTGAAAAATTGGAAGTACCGGTATTGAGCTTGTTTGGTGGTTTGGATAAACAGGTCACCATCGATCAAAACAAAGATCGCATGGAAAATGCACTGCTCAAATCAGGAACAGACTATCAGTTATTGACTTTTGACAAGGCCAATCATCTGTTCCAAGAGGCAGAAACCGGTAACAGAGACGAATATGCAACGCGTGAAAAGAAATTTGTAGATGATTTTCTAGTGGAGATATCACAATGGATACTGAGAACCGAATAA
- a CDS encoding DUF4260 domain-containing protein, with the protein MMRIFLKIEEISMLFLSFYVSLLLGYEWWVFILFLFTPDISMFGYLLGKKIGAAIYNIFHYKFLAVFIGIIGYNNSIKELAFAGAILFGHSSFDRLFGYGLKYSQGFNFTHLGAIGNKNNENRNN; encoded by the coding sequence ATGATGAGGATTTTTCTAAAAATAGAAGAGATAAGCATGCTATTCCTTTCATTCTATGTGAGTTTACTCCTGGGATACGAATGGTGGGTATTTATACTCTTTTTATTTACTCCGGATATCAGCATGTTTGGCTACTTGCTGGGAAAAAAAATTGGTGCCGCCATATACAACATCTTTCATTACAAATTTTTAGCGGTGTTTATAGGGATTATCGGATATAACAATTCAATAAAAGAACTGGCATTTGCAGGAGCTATTTTGTTCGGACACAGCTCATTCGACAGGTTATTTGGTTACGGTTTAAAATATTCGCAAGGATTCAATTTTACGCACCTCGGAGCCATCGGAAACAAAAACAATGAAAACAGAAACAATTAA
- a CDS encoding GNAT family N-acetyltransferase translates to MKFRKATKKDLVKIVELLADDEYGRTREICREPLPIEYLNAFENINNDPTQELIVVENDDLEIIGSMQLSFLQYLTYRGGLRAQIEAVRVRSDKRGNGVGKMMFELAINRAKERNAHLLQLTTDKKRPEAIKFYKNIGFEATHEGMKKHL, encoded by the coding sequence ATGAAATTTAGGAAGGCAACAAAAAAAGACCTTGTAAAGATTGTAGAATTGTTAGCAGATGATGAGTATGGTAGAACAAGAGAAATTTGTCGCGAACCATTACCCATTGAGTACCTAAATGCTTTTGAAAATATAAACAATGATCCAACCCAGGAACTTATAGTTGTTGAGAATGATGATCTGGAGATTATTGGTAGCATGCAATTATCATTTCTACAATATCTAACTTATAGAGGAGGATTGAGAGCTCAGATAGAAGCGGTAAGGGTTAGAAGCGATAAAAGGGGCAATGGAGTAGGAAAAATGATGTTTGAATTGGCTATCAATAGAGCAAAAGAACGGAACGCTCATTTACTGCAATTAACAACTGACAAGAAAAGGCCAGAAGCCATTAAATTTTACAAAAATATTGGCTTTGAGGCAACACACGAGGGTATGAAAAAGCATTTATGA
- a CDS encoding NAD(P)-dependent alcohol dehydrogenase, which yields MKKTMKAIVATAYGGPDVLKLQNVPKPQIKENEVLVKVVATTSTAADGMMRTGKPYFGRIMTGLFKPKHAIPGTGFAGYIVETGLEVEKFNLGTRVFGETTLGMSANAEFVAVPENGVILPMPDTMSYTEAATYGDGHVTSLNFLKGIAEIKPGQKVLINGASGSLGTAAVQLARNFGAEVTGVCSSRNVGLVKSLGADHVIDYTREDFTSGNIKYDVIFDTVGKSSYSKSKKILTESGKYVSPVLKFNLLMQMFWTSVFSKKKAIFGATGLLSESELRNLISQLSEFFSEGYLKTVIDRQYPLEKVSEAHRYVASEHKKGNVVIIVDPKNT from the coding sequence ATGAAAAAAACAATGAAAGCAATTGTTGCAACAGCTTACGGTGGCCCTGACGTTTTAAAATTGCAAAACGTGCCAAAACCACAAATAAAAGAAAATGAAGTTTTAGTAAAAGTTGTGGCTACTACTTCCACAGCTGCCGATGGAATGATGCGCACCGGAAAACCCTATTTCGGACGTATAATGACTGGGTTGTTTAAACCCAAACATGCCATTCCCGGAACCGGATTTGCCGGCTATATTGTAGAGACCGGCCTGGAGGTTGAAAAATTCAATCTCGGCACCCGTGTATTTGGCGAAACTACGCTGGGAATGAGTGCCAATGCCGAATTTGTTGCGGTACCGGAAAACGGAGTTATTCTGCCAATGCCCGATACAATGAGCTATACCGAAGCCGCAACTTATGGCGATGGACATGTAACTTCATTAAATTTTCTGAAGGGGATAGCAGAGATAAAACCCGGACAAAAAGTTTTGATCAATGGAGCTTCCGGAAGTCTTGGTACCGCAGCCGTTCAGCTTGCCCGTAATTTTGGTGCCGAAGTCACCGGAGTTTGCAGCTCGCGAAATGTGGGATTGGTGAAATCGCTGGGGGCCGATCATGTAATTGATTATACCCGCGAAGATTTTACAAGCGGGAACATTAAATACGACGTTATTTTTGACACCGTTGGAAAAAGTTCTTACTCAAAAAGTAAAAAAATTCTTACTGAATCAGGAAAATATGTGTCGCCGGTACTAAAATTCAATTTGCTAATGCAAATGTTTTGGACTTCTGTATTTAGTAAAAAGAAAGCAATATTTGGAGCAACAGGATTACTTTCTGAAAGTGAACTTCGCAATTTAATTTCTCAACTGTCGGAATTTTTCTCCGAGGGGTATTTAAAAACGGTTATCGATCGCCAGTACCCGCTTGAGAAAGTTAGTGAAGCACACCGCTATGTAGCTTCAGAACACAAAAAAGGGAATGTCGTAATTATTGTTGATCCGAAAAATACATAG